In Neisseriaceae bacterium CLB008, one genomic interval encodes:
- the rsmG gene encoding 16S rRNA (guanine(527)-N(7))-methyltransferase RsmG produces the protein MSGQQQLQQGIDAMQLSFSAEQQAQMLAYVALLQKWNSTYNLTALRDEASMISHHVLDSLSLMPHLDPSKRLIDVGSGGGMPGILCAISYPEMDMTLLDANRKKTTFLQQVVIELGLSNVQVKSCRVETLADQSYEIVTSRAFAELADFVTLTRELIHPQGEWLAMKGMYPKEEIDRLPEWVEVTAVKSLSVPAVAAERHLVCMQKRETP, from the coding sequence GTGAGTGGACAGCAGCAGCTGCAACAGGGCATAGACGCCATGCAGCTGTCGTTTAGTGCTGAACAGCAGGCGCAAATGCTGGCCTATGTGGCGTTGCTGCAAAAATGGAACAGCACTTATAACCTCACCGCGCTGCGCGATGAGGCCAGCATGATTTCTCATCATGTACTCGACAGCCTGTCGCTGATGCCCCACCTTGACCCAAGCAAACGCTTGATCGACGTTGGCTCTGGCGGCGGCATGCCCGGTATTTTGTGCGCCATCAGCTACCCCGAAATGGACATGACGCTCTTGGACGCCAACCGTAAGAAAACCACGTTTTTGCAGCAGGTGGTGATTGAGCTAGGCTTGAGCAATGTGCAGGTTAAGTCGTGCCGGGTCGAAACCTTAGCCGATCAGTCGTATGAAATCGTCACCAGCCGCGCGTTTGCGGAATTGGCCGATTTTGTGACCCTCACGCGTGAATTGATTCACCCGCAAGGAGAGTGGTTGGCGATGAAGGGCATGTACCCCAAAGAAGAAATTGATCGCCTTCCCGAGTGGGTTGAGGTGACGGCCGTGAAGTCGCTGTCTGTGCCCGCCGTGGCGGCAGAGCGCCATTTAGTGTGTATGCAAAAGAGAGAGACACCATGA